Proteins from a single region of Apium graveolens cultivar Ventura chromosome 7, ASM990537v1, whole genome shotgun sequence:
- the LOC141673019 gene encoding CENP-B homolog protein 2-like encodes MASHLKGVTKSTMTDEARKALCEYKRENSSCTQKDLQLWLENKFHLKVSQGTISNTLKRSADYLAANYLEKRKDIKRHKPAKYPDMEKVLYEWFLQYQDRVNMTGELILEKAKETMKILYPQQDQEHTFSQGWLEKFKLRHDIKSFRRFGESGSVDVQDMEKKLESIREKINQFLMKDVFNMDETGLFYRLQADHSLATKQLEGRKQDKERLTVVICCNEDGSEKIPLWIIGKYAKPRCFKNVNMGSLNCHYRANKRAWMTSVLFDEYIRWFDSQMQGRRILFVVDNCPAHPKNIEGLQNVELYFLPPNMTSKIQPCDAGIIRAFKMHYRRRFYRGLLEGYELGQSDPGKINVLDAINYAVATWTTNVKQESIARCFQHCKIRSIDEVSSNLNEHTTPEEYIHELEVMIKDLGYRNKMDVNNFLDYPGENESCSEVQSIEEIANTILENSVEDDLEDDTTPLEPVTRKEALKASKILNNFLMQHESTTPELLDAIRKIRDELHVDLNYMKKQTTIESYFTKM; translated from the coding sequence ATGGCTTCTCATCTAAAAGGTGTCACAAAATCAACAATGACGGATGAAGCAAGAAAAGCATTATGTGAATATAAAAGAGAAAATTCATCATGCACTCAAAAAGATCTCCAGTTGTGGCTCGAGAATAAGTTTCATCTAAAAGTTAGTCAAGGTACAATATCAAATACACTGAAAAGGTCAGCAGACTATCTTGCAGCTAATTACTTGGAGAAAAGAAAAGATATTAAGCGACATAAACCAGCAAAATATCCAGATATGGAGAAGGTTCTCTATGAATGGTTTCTCCAGTACCAAGATCGTGTTAATATGACAGGAGAGCTAATTTTAGAGAAGGCAAAAGAGACCATGAAAATTTTATACCCTCAACAAGATCAGGAGCACACTTTTTCTCAAGGTTGGCTTGAGAAATTCAAGTTAAGACATGATATTAAGTCATTTCGTCGCTTTGGAGAAAGTGGTTCTGTTGATGTACAGGACATGGAGAAGAAACTGGAGTCCATAAGGGAAAAAATAAACCAGTTCCTTATGAAAGATGTTTTTAACATGGACGAAACTGGTTTGTTTTACAGGTTACAAGCTGATCACTCTCTTGCTACGAAACAACTTGAAGGAAGAAAACAAGACAAAGAAAGGCTCACGGTTGTTATATGTTGCAATGAAGATGGCTCTGAAAAAATTCCTTTATGGATTATTGGAAAGTATGCAAAGCCACGGTGCTTCAAGAATGTTAACATGGGCAGCTTGAATTGTCATTATCGTGCAAACAAAAGAGCTTGGATGACTAGTGTACTTTTTGATGAATACATTCGTTGGTTTGATAGCCAAATGCAAGGCAGAAGAATTTTGTTTGTGGTAGATAACTGTCCAGCACATCcaaaaaatattgaaggactacaaAATGTTGAGTTATACTTCTTGCCACCTAACATGACATCAAAAATCCAACCTTGTGATGCAGGAATTATAAGAGCTTTCAAGATGCACTATCGCAGGAGATTTTATCGTGGGTTATTAGAAGGTTATGAGTTGGGACAATCTGATCCAGGAAAGATTAATGTTTTGGATGCTATCAATTATGCAGTCGCGACGTGGACGACAAATGTAAAACAAGAGTCAATAGCAAGGTGCTTTCAACATTGCAAAATTCGTTCCATAGATGAAGTTTCGAGCAATTTAAATGAACATACAACTCCGGAAGAATACATTCATGAACTTGAGGTGATGATTAAGGATCTAGGTTATCGTAATAAAATGGATGTTAATAACTTCTTAGATTATCCGggtgaaaatgaatcatgttccGAGGTCCAGAGTATAGAAGAGATTGCAAACACCATCCTTGAAAATAGTGTTGAAGATGATCTTGAAGACGATACAACACCGTTGGAGCCGGTTACACGTAAAGAAGCACTCAAGGCATCAAAAATACTTAATAACTTTTTGATGCAACATGAAAGCACCACACCCGAGCTTTTGGATGCAATAAGGAAGATTAGGGATGAGCTtcatgttgatttaaattatatgaaaaagcaaactacaattgaatcatattttacaaagatgtaa
- the LOC141672768 gene encoding F-box/kelch-repeat protein At3g23880-like, with amino-acid sequence MATTSSTKNKTESTTSFSDLPCDFVLEVFSRLPAKTLIRSSFVSKTWYSLIVSPAFISAQIRHYVVSCCDNDAVLIIPPYIPEQRHAHLISAQTGSVIETFEVPFNTVTGSLKVLGSVNGLLLLTDLHLKHDCRDLYLWNPSVRQRRKVTSSCFKRLLNNREASYYNVGLGFCKSSSDYRVVRIVYTVDSKFRRFGDVAPQAEIYSVRRRTWRKMKDPAVPRLVLANGTYVNGRYYWLADPEKAGTVYKANSVLDELWILSFDFDNERFEELKLPDEVCKCAREIGQCQLMVFEDSLSVCVFGQEESHGETGYPYYIWVMRQENGEMFWDLRFKVALERSGWPMNITKSGTLVIESCPLQRLDMTTIFSRHLRSNRYTDLGFGKCGGLGDDAMYFVAPATVDTSFVESMVMYEGGKSMVKYAK; translated from the coding sequence ATGGCAACCACATCTTCAACCAAGAACAAGACCGAAAGTACGACGTCGTTTAGCGATCTTCCTTGTGATTTTGTTCTTGAAGTCTTCTCAAGATTGCCTGCAAAAACATTGATCAGGTCAAGCTTCGTAAGCAAAACATGGTACTCTCTTATCGTAAGCCCTGCCTTCATTTCTGCTCAAATTCGCCATTATGTTGTTTCGTGTTGCGATAACGATGCTGTGTTGATTATTCCTCCTTATATTCCTGAACAACGCCATGCCCACTTAATCTCTGCTCAAACAGGTTCCGTTATCGAAACATTTGAGGTTCCGTTTAATACTGTGACCGGAAGCTTGAAAGTGCTTGGTTCGGTTAATGGATTACTTTTATTAACTGATTTACATTTGAAACATGATTGTCGAGATTTGTATTTGTGGAATCCTTCTGTCAGGCAGCGCAGAAAAGTTACATCGTCTTGTTTTAAGAGGCTTCTTAATAATCGGGAAGCTAGTTATTACAATGTGGGGCTGGGATTTTGTAAATCGAGTAGTGATTATAGAGTTGTGAGGATTGTTTATACCGTGGATAGTAAATTCAGGCGGTTTGGTGACGTGGCTCCTCAGGCCGAGATTTATAGTGTGAGGAGAAGGACATGGAGGAAGATGAAAGATCCTGCAGTTCCTAGACTTGTCTTGGCAAATGGAACATATGTGAATGGTCGTTATTACTGGTTAGCAGATCCAGAAAAAGCTGGAACTGTTTATAAGGCCAACTCTGTTTTGGATGAACTTTGGATACTGTCATTTGATTTTGATAACGAGCGATTTGAGGAACTGAAGTTACCAGATGAGGTCTGCAAATGTGCAAGGGAAATTGGGCAATGTCAGCTAATGGTGTTTGAGGATTCACTCTCTGTTTGTGTATTTGGACAAGAAGAGAGTCATGGAGAAACCGGGTATCCTTATTATATATGGGTGATGAGGCAGGAAAATGGTGAAATGTTTTGGGATTTACGTTTCAAAGTTGCACTAGAGCGATCTGGATGGCCTATGAATATAACAAAGAGTGGAACACTCGTAATAGAGTCATGTCCTTTACAACGTCTGGATATGACAACCATATTCTCACGTCATCTCAGGAGCAACCGCTATACAGATCTTGGTTTTGGCAAGTGTGGGGGTCTAGGGGATGATGCAATGTATTTTGTTGCGCCTGCTACTGTTGACACTTCCTTCGTGGAAAGTATGGTCATGTACGAGGGAGGAAAGTCCATGGTGAAATACGCAAAGTGA